One segment of Chryseobacterium turcicum DNA contains the following:
- a CDS encoding sensor histidine kinase, whose protein sequence is MGKTELLLTIIIFNVFFAMFIVAVMIYIRKYKQRKVEYLNEIQLKNEIHEKELLATQLEIQQATMQQIGRELHDNIGQKLTLASLYTQQLLYENKVTEESERIDQVSQIINQSLHDLRSLSKTLTDDNINQKEIVALIQKEVDNANVIKKCKIHFEHNFEYLDLDFVHKNVLLRITQEFIQNSIKHSKCENIFIRLNTSEENLWELKINDDGIGFDIDKILSNGIGLTNMKNRTAIIGAEFNLESNENKGTSIEITLKKQP, encoded by the coding sequence ATGGGGAAAACAGAATTACTCTTAACGATTATTATATTCAATGTATTTTTTGCGATGTTTATTGTCGCCGTGATGATTTACATTAGAAAATACAAGCAGAGAAAAGTAGAATACCTTAATGAAATTCAGCTTAAAAACGAAATTCACGAAAAAGAGCTTTTAGCCACCCAGCTCGAAATACAGCAGGCTACCATGCAGCAAATTGGTCGTGAATTGCATGATAATATAGGTCAAAAACTTACTTTAGCAAGTCTATATACCCAACAACTGCTTTATGAAAATAAAGTAACTGAAGAAAGTGAAAGAATAGATCAGGTTTCGCAAATTATTAATCAGTCTTTACATGATTTAAGAAGCCTTTCAAAAACATTGACGGATGATAATATTAATCAGAAAGAGATTGTAGCGTTAATTCAGAAAGAAGTAGATAATGCGAATGTAATCAAAAAATGTAAAATTCATTTTGAGCATAATTTTGAATATTTAGATCTCGATTTTGTTCATAAAAATGTTTTGCTGAGAATTACGCAAGAGTTTATTCAAAACAGCATTAAACATTCCAAGTGTGAAAATATTTTCATTAGGCTTAATACTTCCGAAGAAAATCTATGGGAACTCAAAATCAATGACGACGGGATTGGTTTCGACATCGATAAAATTCTCTCAAACGGAATCGGGCTGACCAATATGAAAAACAGAACTGCCATCATCGGAGCCGAGTTTAATCTTGAAAGTAATGAGAACAAAGGAACTTCGATTGAAATAACACTAAAAAAACAGCCATGA
- a CDS encoding outer membrane beta-barrel family protein, which translates to MYKYLLFLVFPVFMFSQSQKISGTVFNADKEKLDSVKVELYNHENTFVKSFYTDSEGKFSFDNLLSNSFKLKINDEKYLSFEKTIEAKNENEILNIILKNNQKDIEAVTITKKKPLVKRKVDRLEFNVENSNISSLNAWEILKKTPQVTINNDVLAVKGGTSVLVTINDKKVMMTGEELKNFLENTQGDDVKSVEVITNPPAKYEAEGGAVLNIVMKKNKIEGYRGILSSKYIQTQYAKGVAGISQYYKKDKLSVMGSYFRGGGTYYREGTDYVNYPEDGTTWISTMNRKDQNKSQNTVNFNIEYEIDSLTTASLNYSGFFAPKSFGTYNVPTLIYNAQNSVESNYTTINDHHSRTINNSLSFQIDRKLNKKSSISWINYFTGNNSTKYQNVLTYLNFANQNPKETNFMTNNKSDVQLYSTQLDYQWKNEKLELESGAKYSFVKTNSLLDFSDNENGQFQYRPEKSSLFDYKEHNFGIYTSMAYNLGKWNFKGGLRAEMTNLEGVVSEPYEVNENKYWSLFPTFYAQYTTENKHEFGFSYGKRISRPFYSWLNPAKSYYNLFSYYQGDPKLKATIIHNLNFTYSFKNWNLDFYYRKEIFPSMEISFQQHENNNLIYYFTNIEKGEAYGVNVYKSFEIKPWWSLILSENLEHNENYFKGLDGALNKNQVWNWVSNVSTSFTLDKNSDWKMELGHKYYSPAIQGTFSISSQWSAYFVMNKKFFNKKLEAAFIFNDIFKSTQQKISTKYGNQDNYFLDYQDTQGFTFSLKYNFGNQSVKNSKTIKKADEQERL; encoded by the coding sequence ATGTATAAATATCTTCTCTTTCTTGTTTTTCCGGTTTTTATGTTTTCGCAGTCGCAGAAAATTTCCGGAACTGTTTTTAATGCTGATAAAGAAAAGCTCGATTCTGTGAAAGTGGAATTGTATAATCACGAAAATACTTTCGTTAAAAGTTTTTATACCGATTCTGAAGGTAAATTTTCTTTTGATAATCTTTTATCAAATTCATTTAAGTTAAAAATTAATGATGAAAAATATCTTTCGTTTGAAAAAACAATTGAAGCCAAAAATGAGAATGAAATTTTAAATATTATTCTAAAAAACAATCAGAAAGATATTGAAGCGGTAACCATTACCAAGAAAAAACCGTTGGTTAAAAGAAAAGTAGACCGTTTGGAATTCAATGTAGAAAATAGCAATATTTCTTCTCTCAATGCCTGGGAGATTCTAAAAAAAACTCCTCAGGTTACCATTAATAATGATGTTTTGGCGGTAAAAGGTGGAACTTCGGTTTTGGTGACGATTAACGATAAAAAAGTGATGATGACAGGCGAAGAGCTCAAAAATTTTCTTGAAAATACACAGGGAGATGATGTGAAATCCGTAGAAGTTATTACCAATCCGCCCGCAAAATATGAAGCTGAAGGTGGCGCTGTTCTGAACATTGTGATGAAGAAAAATAAAATTGAAGGATATCGTGGAATTCTTTCTTCCAAATACATTCAAACCCAATATGCAAAAGGAGTTGCGGGTATTTCACAATATTATAAAAAAGATAAACTTTCGGTGATGGGAAGTTACTTTCGTGGTGGTGGAACGTACTACAGAGAAGGTACCGATTATGTAAATTATCCTGAAGATGGCACTACATGGATTAGTACGATGAATCGTAAGGACCAAAATAAAAGCCAGAATACCGTCAACTTTAATATAGAATATGAAATTGACAGCCTTACAACGGCGAGTCTAAATTACTCAGGATTTTTTGCTCCGAAATCTTTTGGAACGTATAATGTTCCTACTTTGATTTACAATGCTCAAAACTCTGTTGAATCAAATTATACAACCATAAACGACCATCATTCCAGAACAATCAATAATTCTTTGAGTTTTCAAATTGATAGAAAACTGAATAAAAAAAGCAGTATTTCGTGGATTAATTATTTTACAGGAAATAATTCAACAAAATATCAAAATGTTTTGACGTATTTGAATTTTGCGAATCAGAATCCGAAGGAAACTAATTTTATGACCAATAATAAAAGTGATGTTCAATTATATTCTACACAACTTGATTATCAATGGAAAAATGAGAAATTGGAATTGGAATCTGGGGCGAAATACAGCTTTGTAAAAACAAATAGTTTGCTTGATTTTTCGGATAACGAAAATGGGCAATTTCAATACAGACCAGAAAAAAGCAGTCTTTTTGATTATAAAGAGCACAACTTTGGAATTTATACATCGATGGCCTATAATCTTGGGAAGTGGAATTTCAAAGGAGGGCTTCGTGCTGAGATGACCAATCTTGAAGGTGTTGTTTCTGAACCTTATGAAGTCAATGAAAATAAGTACTGGAGTTTGTTTCCTACATTTTACGCACAATATACCACAGAAAATAAGCATGAATTTGGCTTTTCATACGGAAAGAGAATAAGCAGACCTTTTTATTCATGGTTAAACCCAGCAAAATCTTATTATAATTTATTCTCTTATTATCAGGGGGATCCCAAGTTGAAAGCTACGATTATTCACAATTTAAATTTCACCTATTCATTCAAAAACTGGAATTTAGATTTTTATTACCGGAAAGAAATTTTCCCATCTATGGAAATCTCATTTCAGCAGCATGAAAACAATAATCTGATTTATTATTTTACCAATATTGAGAAAGGGGAAGCATATGGTGTGAATGTTTATAAAAGCTTTGAAATCAAACCTTGGTGGAGTTTAATTCTTTCTGAAAACCTAGAGCACAACGAAAATTATTTCAAAGGACTCGATGGAGCTTTAAATAAAAACCAAGTCTGGAATTGGGTTTCAAATGTCTCAACAAGCTTCACTTTAGATAAAAATTCAGACTGGAAAATGGAATTGGGGCATAAATATTATTCTCCGGCAATACAGGGAACATTCAGTATTTCTAGTCAATGGTCGGCATATTTTGTCATGAATAAGAAGTTTTTTAATAAAAAATTGGAAGCAGCATTTATTTTTAATGATATTTTCAAATCAACGCAACAAAAAATAAGCACAAAATATGGCAATCAGGATAATTATTTTCTAGATTACCAAGATACCCAAGGTTTTACTTTTTCGCTAAAATATAACTTCGGAAATCAATCGGTGAAAAATTCAAAAACGATTAAAAAAGCTGATGAACAGGAGAGATTGTAG
- the clpB gene encoding ATP-dependent chaperone ClpB, protein MNLNQFTVKSQEAIQAAQQVAMEFGNQQIEPQHLLEGIFQVDENISPFLLKKSEADANLVRERNRENLEKLPKVQGGNIYLSQSANKVLLDAPNIAKRMDDEFVTIEHLWLSLLETNSEASKMLKDMGVTKSLLEGAIKELRKGSKATSASSEETYQSLNKYAKNFNELAAEGKLDPVIGRDEEIRRVLQILSRRTKNNPILIGEPGVGKTAIAEGIAHRIINGDVPENLADKTLYSLDMGALIAGAKYKGEFEERLKSVVNEVTKSDGQIILFIDEIHTLVGAGGGEGAMDAANILKPALARGELRAIGATTLNEYQKYFEKDKALERRFQKVMVEEPDTESAISILRGIKDKYEAHHKVRIKDEAIIAAVEMSQRYISDRFLPDKAIDLIDEASAKLRMEINSKPEELDVLDRKLMQMEIELAAISREGNQTQIDHLKEDISKISEQRNEINAKWLKEKQKSEDLTQIKKDIESLKHEAERASRAGDYAKVAEIQYGKIKEKEDALQKLELEMQNHQNELIKEEVTADNISEVIGKWTGIPVTKLLQSEREKLLHLETELHHRVVGQEEAITAVADAIRRNRAGLSDDKKPIGSFLFLGTTGVGKTELAKALAEFLFDDENNMTRIDMSEYQERHSVSRLVGAPPGYVGYDESGQLTEAVRRRPYSVVLLDEIEKAHPDVFNTLLQVLDDGRLTDNKGRVVNFKNSIIIMTSNLGSHIIQENFENITEENQDSIVAKTKIEVFDLLKQTLRPEFLNRIDETVLFQPLRKKEIGKIVQYQLRGYNDLLAKRNIMMTATQDALDYLMNKGYDPAFGARPLKRVIQQEVLNKLSREILAGTVNDGDKITLDYFEETGLVFRPTEK, encoded by the coding sequence ATGAACTTAAATCAATTTACCGTAAAATCGCAAGAAGCCATCCAGGCGGCACAGCAAGTGGCGATGGAATTTGGCAATCAACAAATAGAACCTCAACATTTATTGGAAGGAATCTTTCAGGTAGATGAAAATATATCGCCTTTCTTACTGAAAAAATCTGAAGCAGATGCTAATTTGGTGAGAGAGCGAAACCGCGAAAATTTAGAAAAACTTCCAAAAGTACAGGGAGGAAATATTTATCTTTCACAATCAGCAAACAAAGTGTTGCTTGATGCTCCGAATATCGCAAAAAGAATGGACGATGAGTTTGTGACTATCGAACATTTATGGCTTTCTCTTTTAGAAACCAATTCTGAAGCATCGAAAATGCTGAAAGATATGGGCGTAACAAAAAGCCTCTTGGAAGGTGCTATCAAAGAATTAAGAAAAGGAAGTAAGGCGACTTCTGCAAGCTCAGAAGAGACTTATCAATCCTTAAATAAATACGCAAAAAACTTCAACGAACTCGCTGCAGAAGGAAAATTAGACCCTGTAATCGGTCGTGATGAAGAAATCAGAAGAGTGTTGCAGATTCTTTCAAGAAGAACCAAAAACAATCCTATTCTGATTGGTGAACCGGGTGTTGGTAAAACTGCCATCGCAGAAGGTATTGCCCACCGAATCATTAACGGCGACGTTCCTGAAAACCTGGCTGATAAAACACTTTATTCATTAGATATGGGTGCTTTGATTGCCGGTGCAAAATACAAAGGTGAGTTTGAAGAGCGTCTAAAATCTGTTGTAAACGAAGTCACAAAATCTGACGGACAAATTATTTTGTTCATCGACGAAATCCATACTTTGGTGGGAGCCGGAGGTGGTGAAGGTGCAATGGATGCTGCAAACATTCTAAAACCAGCTTTGGCAAGAGGAGAATTAAGAGCAATCGGTGCAACAACTTTGAACGAATATCAAAAGTATTTTGAAAAGGATAAAGCCTTAGAAAGACGTTTCCAAAAAGTAATGGTGGAAGAACCGGATACTGAATCTGCGATTTCGATTCTTCGTGGAATTAAAGATAAATACGAAGCACACCATAAAGTAAGAATCAAAGATGAAGCAATTATTGCGGCGGTAGAAATGTCTCAAAGATATATTTCAGACCGATTTTTACCGGACAAAGCGATTGACTTGATTGATGAAGCTTCGGCTAAATTGAGAATGGAAATCAATTCAAAACCGGAAGAGCTGGATGTTCTCGACAGAAAACTGATGCAGATGGAAATTGAGTTGGCAGCCATCTCAAGAGAAGGAAATCAAACCCAAATTGACCATTTAAAAGAAGATATTTCGAAAATCTCTGAACAGAGAAATGAAATTAATGCTAAATGGCTGAAAGAAAAGCAAAAATCTGAGGATTTAACTCAAATTAAAAAAGATATAGAATCTCTGAAACATGAAGCAGAAAGAGCCTCAAGAGCTGGAGATTACGCAAAAGTTGCTGAAATACAGTACGGAAAAATCAAGGAGAAAGAAGATGCTTTGCAGAAACTAGAATTAGAGATGCAAAACCATCAAAATGAATTAATTAAAGAAGAAGTAACTGCAGACAACATCTCTGAAGTGATTGGAAAATGGACAGGAATTCCTGTTACAAAACTTCTTCAATCTGAAAGAGAAAAGTTATTGCATCTGGAAACCGAACTTCACCATCGTGTTGTAGGGCAAGAAGAAGCGATTACAGCGGTTGCAGATGCTATCCGTAGAAACAGAGCAGGATTAAGCGACGATAAAAAGCCAATTGGAAGTTTCTTATTCTTAGGAACAACCGGTGTTGGTAAAACTGAGCTTGCAAAAGCCTTGGCGGAGTTTTTATTTGATGATGAAAACAATATGACAAGAATTGATATGAGTGAATATCAAGAAAGACACAGCGTCTCTAGACTTGTCGGTGCTCCTCCTGGATATGTGGGCTATGATGAAAGTGGACAATTGACGGAAGCGGTGCGAAGAAGACCTTATTCGGTGGTGCTTTTAGATGAAATAGAAAAAGCGCATCCTGATGTTTTCAACACATTGCTGCAAGTTTTAGATGATGGTCGTTTAACGGATAACAAAGGTCGCGTTGTGAATTTCAAAAACTCAATTATTATTATGACGTCGAATCTCGGTTCGCACATCATTCAGGAGAATTTTGAGAATATCACAGAAGAAAATCAAGACTCAATTGTTGCCAAAACGAAGATTGAAGTTTTTGATTTGCTGAAACAAACACTTCGTCCGGAATTCTTAAACAGAATTGATGAGACGGTATTGTTCCAGCCTTTAAGAAAAAAAGAAATCGGAAAAATCGTACAGTATCAGCTGAGAGGATATAATGATTTGTTAGCAAAACGAAACATTATGATGACGGCTACTCAAGATGCTCTAGATTATTTAATGAACAAAGGTTACGACCCTGCATTTGGAGCGAGACCTCTGAAAAGAGTCATCCAACAAGAAGTTCTTAATAAATTATCGAGAGAAATTCTTGCAGGAACTGTAAATGACGGTGATAAAATCACGTTAGATTATTTCGAGGAAACAGGTTTGGTTTTCAGACCAACGGAAAAATAA
- a CDS encoding FKBP-type peptidyl-prolyl cis-trans isomerase: MKKQIVALFCVAIFSISCAQKNDGKSDSKYTDDQKASYYIGLNIAQNMKQEGFKVDADLLAQAIKEEMAGTKKLMPVEEMNAFMQEFMQKQGEKKQSAALALAGENKKKGQDFLAKNKSNPKVKTTASGLQYEVLQEGDGKTKPTATNVVQVKYTGKLLDGTVFDSTDKNGGAAMDINLGSVIKGWTEGIQLMSKGSKYRFYIPSDLAYGDNGAGAAIPAGSTIIFDVELVGVK, from the coding sequence ATGAAAAAACAGATTGTTGCATTATTTTGCGTCGCAATATTTAGCATTTCGTGCGCTCAAAAAAATGATGGAAAAAGTGATAGCAAATATACAGATGACCAAAAAGCATCTTACTATATAGGTTTAAATATCGCACAAAATATGAAACAAGAAGGTTTCAAGGTAGATGCGGATCTTTTGGCTCAGGCTATTAAAGAAGAGATGGCTGGAACAAAGAAATTGATGCCAGTTGAGGAAATGAATGCTTTTATGCAAGAATTTATGCAGAAGCAAGGTGAAAAAAAACAGTCTGCAGCGTTAGCTTTGGCGGGTGAAAATAAGAAAAAAGGCCAGGATTTTCTTGCAAAAAATAAAAGTAATCCTAAAGTAAAAACTACTGCTTCTGGTTTACAGTATGAAGTATTGCAGGAAGGTGATGGTAAAACAAAACCGACTGCTACGAACGTTGTACAGGTAAAATATACAGGTAAACTTCTGGATGGAACTGTTTTCGACTCTACTGACAAAAATGGAGGTGCTGCAATGGATATTAATCTTGGAAGCGTAATCAAAGGTTGGACAGAAGGTATTCAGCTTATGAGCAAAGGATCTAAATACAGATTTTATATTCCTTCAGATCTTGCTTATGGAGATAACGGAGCAGGAGCAGCAATTCCGGCAGGCTCTACTATCATCTTTGATGTAGAATTGGTAGGTGTAAAATAA
- a CDS encoding sensor histidine kinase, protein MISKSKYLISLFAALFLLLLGIQVYFMYKTSQVKKREIYSDVHKRIDDYIDNLENLGGTSNLGDEGQRKIFAEFSNKKISKKEFLNYFEKNKKITQDILSDYIDHKFEKEGYKVAVRTQFLSIVYVPKNINLINQPVTLYETRNKITKAGISNTGKWETSSTSRSDKSNQLERDDSFFVKSQTDFQILNINAVVFQDLTLLILCCVAILLSVLILYIFTVKNLIRQQKQVEVLHTVVDNISHEFKTPIATLKIASKTLKKEFTPEILPLIDRQISRLEDLMLQLHPEDFDEKNSTIQPENWDFFIQDLAFTYENIDFQLNNSVSKELPFDKKLMETVIKNLCENSVKYGASEIKIDTKTIQNKLEIIVSDNGNGIEQSELKNIFEKFYRIQSNNIHNSKGLGLGLFFVKKIVEKYNGKTEITSEVTIGTTFKISMPYED, encoded by the coding sequence ATGATTTCTAAAAGTAAATATCTGATATCTCTTTTTGCAGCTTTATTTCTGCTATTATTGGGCATTCAGGTATATTTCATGTATAAAACTTCTCAGGTAAAAAAGCGGGAAATCTACAGCGATGTTCATAAAAGAATTGATGATTACATCGATAATCTGGAAAATCTTGGCGGAACAAGTAATTTGGGTGATGAAGGTCAAAGGAAGATTTTTGCAGAGTTCAGCAATAAGAAAATTAGCAAAAAAGAGTTTTTAAACTATTTCGAAAAAAACAAAAAAATCACACAAGATATATTAAGTGATTATATTGACCATAAATTTGAGAAAGAAGGCTATAAAGTTGCCGTAAGAACTCAGTTTTTATCCATTGTTTATGTACCCAAAAATATCAATCTGATTAATCAACCTGTTACTTTGTACGAAACGCGAAACAAGATTACAAAAGCAGGAATTTCTAATACCGGGAAATGGGAAACCTCTTCCACCTCGAGGTCTGATAAAAGCAATCAACTTGAAAGAGACGATTCTTTTTTTGTAAAAAGCCAGACCGATTTTCAAATCTTAAATATCAACGCTGTTGTTTTTCAAGACTTAACGTTACTCATTTTATGCTGTGTTGCTATTTTATTGAGTGTTTTGATTTTATATATTTTCACTGTCAAAAATTTAATCCGGCAACAAAAACAGGTTGAAGTTTTACACACAGTCGTTGATAACATTTCTCACGAGTTTAAAACCCCGATTGCAACGCTTAAAATAGCCTCAAAAACATTAAAAAAAGAATTTACCCCTGAAATATTGCCGTTAATTGACAGACAAATTTCAAGGCTCGAAGATTTGATGTTGCAACTTCACCCTGAAGATTTTGACGAAAAAAATTCTACCATACAACCAGAAAATTGGGATTTTTTTATTCAAGATTTGGCCTTTACTTACGAGAATATTGATTTCCAACTGAATAATTCTGTTTCAAAAGAACTTCCTTTTGATAAAAAACTAATGGAAACCGTCATTAAAAATCTTTGTGAAAACAGTGTAAAATATGGTGCTTCAGAAATTAAAATTGATACAAAAACTATTCAGAATAAACTTGAAATTATCGTTTCAGACAACGGAAATGGAATAGAACAAAGCGAACTGAAAAATATTTTTGAAAAGTTTTATAGAATACAATCCAACAATATTCACAATAGTAAAGGTTTAGGCTTGGGATTATTTTTCGTTAAAAAAATTGTTGAAAAATATAACGGAAAAACTGAAATTACGAGTGAAGTAACGATAGGAACAACTTTTAAAATATCAATGCCGTATGAAGATTAA
- a CDS encoding response regulator transcription factor, whose protein sequence is MKIKILLAEDDSDFGMILKQYLELEDFEVSWFQNPEDILPVLQSDFPFHIGILDIMMPHIDGFSLAKIILKAKPDFPILFLTAKNQKIDRLTGLKIGADDYISKPCDPEELILRIKNILKRTLPSETITQFTIGSYILDTEKLLLSHSNEKIRLTIREKDLLLHLLKFNHKTIKRDDILDNLWETNDYFTGRSLDVFISRLRKYFQHDPNIKIQSLRGIGFEINFPEN, encoded by the coding sequence ATGAAGATTAAAATTCTATTAGCAGAAGACGATTCAGATTTTGGGATGATTTTAAAACAATATCTCGAGCTGGAAGATTTTGAAGTTTCATGGTTTCAGAATCCTGAAGATATTTTACCGGTTTTACAATCTGATTTCCCTTTTCATATTGGGATTTTAGATATTATGATGCCTCATATTGATGGATTTTCTTTGGCTAAAATAATTTTAAAAGCTAAACCCGATTTCCCTATTTTATTTTTAACCGCAAAAAATCAAAAAATTGACCGCTTAACCGGACTGAAAATCGGAGCAGATGATTATATCTCAAAACCTTGCGACCCTGAAGAATTAATTCTAAGAATTAAAAATATTCTGAAAAGAACACTGCCTTCAGAAACAATTACTCAATTTACAATCGGAAGCTATATTTTAGATACAGAAAAACTTTTGCTTTCTCATTCTAATGAAAAAATAAGGCTGACCATTCGTGAAAAAGACCTTTTGCTTCATCTTTTAAAATTCAATCACAAAACCATTAAAAGAGACGATATACTCGATAATCTTTGGGAAACCAACGACTATTTTACCGGAAGAAGCCTTGATGTTTTTATCAGCCGACTGCGAAAATATTTCCAGCATGACCCAAATATAAAAATCCAATCCCTGCGAGGAATTGGATTTGAGATTAATTTTCCTGAGAATTAA
- a CDS encoding endonuclease/exonuclease/phosphatase family protein, producing the protein MNFRFSALLLFVFAWSFSQNLKVMSFNIRLNVESDKENSWTNRKQDAVDLLSYYHPDYFGVQEALPEQMKDIKSGLKNYDYVGVGRDDGKEKGEFSAIFYDTEKLQVIKSGTFWLSETPEKPSKGWDAAYNRVCTYAVFKDKKSKKEFLAMNLHFDHVGDVARVKSADLILKKIKEINPKNLPLTLSGDFNLTDDTEPIKIISQNLKDTFYNSETKPYGPKGTFTAFNVTEVPQERIDYIFVKGFKIKSHRHINDRRENLLYPSDHFPVLTELQF; encoded by the coding sequence ATGAATTTCAGATTTTCAGCGCTATTACTATTTGTTTTTGCATGGAGCTTTTCTCAAAATTTAAAAGTAATGTCTTTCAACATCAGACTCAATGTAGAATCTGATAAAGAAAACTCATGGACAAACAGGAAACAAGATGCAGTAGACTTATTGAGTTATTACCATCCTGATTATTTCGGCGTGCAGGAAGCACTTCCGGAGCAAATGAAAGATATAAAAAGTGGTTTAAAGAACTATGATTATGTAGGCGTAGGTAGAGATGATGGCAAAGAAAAAGGCGAGTTTTCTGCAATATTTTACGATACCGAAAAATTACAAGTGATAAAATCTGGAACATTCTGGCTTTCAGAAACTCCGGAAAAACCGTCGAAAGGGTGGGATGCTGCTTACAACAGAGTTTGCACGTATGCAGTTTTTAAAGATAAAAAATCGAAGAAAGAATTTTTGGCGATGAATCTGCACTTTGACCATGTAGGAGATGTAGCAAGAGTAAAATCTGCAGATTTGATTTTAAAGAAAATTAAAGAGATTAATCCTAAAAATTTACCTTTAACATTAAGCGGTGATTTTAACTTGACAGACGATACTGAGCCGATAAAAATAATTTCTCAAAACCTGAAAGACACTTTCTATAATTCTGAGACTAAACCTTACGGCCCGAAAGGAACATTTACGGCATTCAACGTAACCGAAGTTCCACAGGAAAGAATTGATTATATTTTCGTAAAAGGTTTTAAAATAAAATCTCACAGACATATCAACGACAGAAGAGAAAATTTACTGTATCCTTCAGACCATTTCCCGGTTTTGACAGAGCTGCAGTTTTAA
- a CDS encoding response regulator transcription factor, translating into MKKTIIIVDDHLLIAKALEGIIGNFDGFQVIDVAENGKDLIEKFKNGQKIPDIVLLDISMPIMNGFETALWLKENHPNIKVMALSMQGDDSSVIKMIRNGAKGYLLKNTHPKDLETALTKLSSEGFFYPDWASKIIFSTMADEKGNEKKKKISEREKEFLTYTVTELSYKEIAEKMCCSPRTVESYRDQLCEKFDLKTRVGLAVFAIKNGFAES; encoded by the coding sequence ATGAAAAAGACCATTATAATTGTTGACGACCATTTATTGATTGCCAAAGCTCTTGAAGGAATCATCGGTAACTTCGACGGTTTTCAAGTCATTGATGTGGCCGAAAACGGGAAAGATTTGATTGAAAAATTTAAAAATGGACAAAAAATCCCCGATATTGTACTTTTAGATATCAGTATGCCGATTATGAATGGTTTTGAAACCGCTTTATGGTTGAAAGAAAATCATCCTAATATCAAGGTAATGGCTCTCAGCATGCAGGGTGATGACAGCAGCGTTATCAAAATGATAAGAAACGGAGCCAAAGGATATCTTCTAAAAAATACTCATCCAAAAGATTTAGAAACAGCGCTTACAAAATTGAGCAGCGAAGGTTTCTTTTATCCGGATTGGGCCTCAAAAATTATTTTTTCTACTATGGCTGATGAAAAAGGCAATGAGAAAAAAAAGAAAATCTCCGAAAGAGAAAAAGAATTCCTTACTTATACTGTTACCGAACTCAGCTATAAAGAAATTGCAGAAAAAATGTGCTGCAGCCCGAGAACTGTAGAAAGCTACCGCGATCAGCTTTGTGAAAAGTTTGATCTTAAAACAAGAGTAGGCTTAGCGGTTTTTGCCATCAAAAATGGATTTGCAGAATCGTAG